The window CGTCGCGGTGGAGTCTCCCTTCACAACAATGCCGCGGCCGCGATGGTCGATGAAGTAGCACCGATCGATCAGAACATCGGCGTTGTTCGTCACCTCCACGCCCGAGAGGCCGGTGATGAACTCACACTTCACGATGGTCGGCGAGGCATCGCCCTGCACCCGGATCGAGGCACCCGTCGAGCCTTCGAAATCGCAATTGTCGATGATCGAGTTGTCGCGCGCTTCGATGCTCCAGTACCCGCCGGTCAGCGTCATGTAGGCGACACGAGCGTTGTCCTCCAGAACAAGGCCGCCCTTGCCAAGCCCGGACGACAGTGTCACGCGCGACACAGAGAGCTTGTCGGCTTTGAAATCGCCGTCCTGAACGCCACCGATCAGTTCGCGGCTGCCGGAGAGAACAAGCTGGCCGGTGGTCGCGTAGTCGCCCGCCGCCACGACGATGCGGTCGGCCGGCGAAGCGAAGGCCTTCATCACCGTCTGGAACGGCTCCGCGATGGTTCCTTCCCCCTCGTCGCTACCGTTCGTGGACACATAAACGGTGGTCTGGGCGAAACTTGAAGAGGCGAGAGCTAAGCCAAACAAAACGAATACAAAAGCGCGAAGAGCAGACTTGTAAGAGAGGTGCATAGACTGGTTACCAATCCCCATCCGTGGAGTCGTTGTTTTACTGGCGTGGAGAGGCTGGCAAGTCAATGGGAATGGGGCAAACGAAACTGCCCGAGGTTCCCCCCGGGCAGTTCGTTGCATTCATTTGAAGCGACTCGGTGCCTCAGATGTGAATCGCCATATCCTCGGAGGCCGCGGCGGCTTCCATGATCGCTTCCGACAGGGTCGGGTGCGCGTGGATGGCGTGGTGAATGTCCTCGGAAGTCGCTTCGAGGGACTTCGCGAGACCCAGCTCTGCGATCATCTCGGTCGCCTCGGTGCCGACGATGTGGGCGCCGAGAACTTCGCCGTACTTCTTGCCAAAGATGATCTTCACCATGCCTTCGGGATCGCCGCCGGCCACGGCCTTGCCACTGGCGCGGAAGGGAAACTTCCCGACCTTGTATTCGAGGCCCTTGTCTTTGCAGGCTTCTTCAGTCAGGCCAACGCTGGCGACCTGCGGCTGGCAGTATGTGCAGCCGGGAATGTTCGAGTAATCGATCGGGTGCGGGTTCATTCCCTTCAGGTGCTCGATGGCGTGAACGCCCTCGGCGCTGGCGACATGAGCCAACCAGGGTGCGCCGACGACGTCGCCGATCGCGTAGATGCCGGCGACGCTGGTGCGATAGTGCTCGTCGACGACGATGTGATTGCGCTCGGTCTTCACGCCGATTTCTTCGAGGCCGATGTTCTCGACATTGCCCTGGACGCCGATAGCCATCAGGACCTTCTCGGCCTTCAGGGTCTCGGGCTTACCGTCCTTGCCCTTCTTGAACGTGACTTCCGCGCCGCCCTTCTGGGTCTTGACGGAGTCGACGAACACGCCCGTGCGAATGTCGATTCCGCGGTGCTTCAGGGCCTTCGCGACGATGGCGGAGCACTCGCGGTCCTCAACGGGCAGAATTGTCGGCAGGGCTTCAAAGACAGTGACCTTCGTGCCGAGCACAGCATAGAAGTAGGCGAACTCGATTCCGATCGCGCCTGCGCCGACGATGGCCAAGGACTCGGGCTGCTTGTCGAGGCTCATGGCTTCGCGACTGGTGATGATGGTCTTGCGATCGATCTCCACGCCAGGAAGCGTCCGCGGGCGAGCGCCCGTCGCGATGATGATGTTCTTCGCCTCGACTTCCTTCTTGCCATCCTTGCCGTCGACGACG of the bacterium genome contains:
- the lpdA gene encoding dihydrolipoyl dehydrogenase; its protein translation is MAVSSFDVAVIGGGPGGYVAAIRAAQLGFKTAVIDRDRLGGICLNWGCIPTKALLKNAEVYDHIKHGGDWGITCKDLQFDFSKIVKRSRGVADKMASGIDFLMKKNKVTAIHGAAKLKSKTRIVVDGKDGKKEVEAKNIIIATGARPRTLPGVEIDRKTIITSREAMSLDKQPESLAIVGAGAIGIEFAYFYAVLGTKVTVFEALPTILPVEDRECSAIVAKALKHRGIDIRTGVFVDSVKTQKGGAEVTFKKGKDGKPETLKAEKVLMAIGVQGNVENIGLEEIGVKTERNHIVVDEHYRTSVAGIYAIGDVVGAPWLAHVASAEGVHAIEHLKGMNPHPIDYSNIPGCTYCQPQVASVGLTEEACKDKGLEYKVGKFPFRASGKAVAGGDPEGMVKIIFGKKYGEVLGAHIVGTEATEMIAELGLAKSLEATSEDIHHAIHAHPTLSEAIMEAAAASEDMAIHI